CCACGCCCGCCTCATCCTCCTGGCCACCTTGGGCCTTCTCCTCCTGGTCCTTTTCGTGGGCAACGGGCCGGGCGGGGTGCGGCGCTGGCTGGACCTGGGGCCTTTGAACCTCCAGCCCTCGGAACTGGCCAAGGTGGCCCTGGTCTTCTACCTGGCCTCCTTTGTGGGGCGGAAGGGAAACGACTACCCCATCGTGGGGGCCGCAGCCCTGGTGGGCCTCACCGCAGGCCTGGTGTTGGTGGAACCCGATTTTGCCACCGCCCTTTTCCTGGTCACCTTGGGGACCCTCCTCTTCGTCCTGGCGGGGGTGCCCTGGCGGCGGCTCATCATGGTAAGCCTGGCAGGGGCCCTGGCCCTGGCCCCCTTTTCTGGGGTTTACCTAGCCCGCTTTCGCTACGTCTCCGAACGCTTCACCAGCTTCCTGGATTATCTTCAGGGAGAAGCCAATCCCGCCCAGACCGCCTACCAGGTCCTCCAGGCCCAGAAGGCCTTGGTCCTGGCCGGCCCCTTTGGCCAGGGTCCCTCGGGCAACCTGCCCCACCTGCCCGAGGCCCACAACGACATGGTCTTCGCCAGCGTGGTCTTCACCACCGGCTGGCTGGGAGGGCTCATGGTCCTCTTGCTTTACTTCCTCCTCTTCGCCCGGGGCCTTTCCCTGGCCCTTAGGCTCCCCGGACCCTTGGGGTTGGTGGCCCTGGGCCTTACCCTCTACCTCACCCTGCAGGCTGCCCTCAACATCGGGGTTACCGTGGGCTTTCTGCCGGTCACGGGCGTTCCTCTGCCCCTGGTGTCGTATGGGGGAAGCTCCCTTTTGGTTTCCGGCTTCGCCGTGGGCGTTTTGATGCGCTTGGCCCGGGAAGCGCAAAGGAAGGGGGTGCAGCCGTGGTCCTCCTGACCGGGGGTGGGACCGGGGGACACCTTTTCCCCGCCTTGGCGGTGGCGGAGGAGCTCCGGAAACGGGGCCGGGAGGTCTTCTACCTGGGAAGCCAAGGGGGCCTCGAGGCCCGCCTCCTCCCCGAAACCCCCATCCCCCACGCCCTAATCCCCACAGGCAAGCTGGACCGCAGCGCCCTTCGCGCCCAGGAAGCCGGGAAACTCCTCCAAGGCCTCAGGGCCTCCTGGCGGCTTTTGGGCGAGAAGAAACCCCAAGCCATCCTCTCCACGGGGGGGTACGCGGGGTTTCCCGGGGCCATGGTGGGGGAAATCAGGGGAATTCCCGTCCTCCTTCACGAGCAAAACGCCAAGCTGGGTCTGGCCATCCGCCTCCTTACGCCCCTGGCCCGGGGGCTGGCCCTATCCGTGCCCGTGCCCCTGGACTCGAGGCTGGCCCACAAGGCCCGGGTCACGGGCTACCCCGTGCGGGAGGTGCGCTACCCCAAGGCCGAGGCCAGGGCCCGGCTAGGCTTTCCCCAGGACCAACCCCTCCTCCTGGTCCTGGGGGGAAGCCAAGGGAGCCTGGAACTCAACGAAAAACTTCCGCCCCTCTTGAAACCCCTGGGCCTTCCCGTGCTCCACCAGGTGGGCGAGCGCTGGGTGGAGCGCTACCGGCACCTGGAAGCAGAGGGCTATCGGATCGCGGGTTTCGTGGACGCTCCCCTGGCCATGAGCGCCGCCGACCTCCTCCTCGCCCGGGCCGGGGCGGGCACCCTGGCGGAGGCCGCTTACCACCGACTGCCCGCCTTGCTCTTTCCCCTTTCCCCCAGCCTGGACGGGGGTGCCCAGGTGGCCAACGCCCAAGCCTACCAGAAGGCAGGGGGGGCGGAGCTTGGGGAGCTGGCCGAGCTGGGCAAGCAGGTGGAAAGGATCCTGGCCCACCCCGAACCCTACCGGGAGGGCATGGCCCGGCTTTCCCCTGAGGGCGCGGCGGCTAGGCTGGCGGATTGGTTGGAGGAGTTCCTATGAAGCGGGTACACATCATGGGCCTCGAGGGGGTGGGCATGAGCGCCTTAGCCCGCCTCTTGCTGGGGGAAGGCATAGAGGTAACCGGGTGCGACCTGGCTCCCGGCCGGCGGGCGGAGAGCCTGGGGATCCCGGTCCATAGGGGCCATGATCCTGCCCACCTCCAGGGGGAGGATACCCTGGTGGTCCCCACCCCCATTCCCCTGGACCATCCGGAGGTGGCCGAGGCCCGGCGCAGGGGGATGGGGGTGTTGCGCAGGATGGAACTTCTGGCCCATCTCCTTGGGCAAAAACCCTCCTTGGGCGTCACCGGCACCCACGGCAAGACCACCACCACGGGGATGCTGGCCAGCATCCTCCTGGCTGCGGGGCTGGACCCCTGGGTGCTCCTTGGGGGTGAGCTTTCCCTCCTTCCCGGAAACGCCCGATATGGCCATGGCCCCCGCCTGGCGGAGGTGGACGAGTCCGACCCCCTTTTCCAGGAGGTGCGGGTGGATATCGCGGTGGCCACCAACCTGGAGGCGGACCACATCGCCCCCGCCGGGCAAAGGGCCCCCAACTACCACGCAAGCCTGGAGGAGTTGGAGAAGGCCATGCGGGGCTATCTGGAGGGGGCCCGCCTGGCCGTCCTTCCCAGTTTTGACCCCAGGCTACGCCGGCTTTCCCAGGGGCTTCCCCGAAGGCTTTTCGGGGAAGGAGGGGATCTTTGGGCCGAGGGGCTGGAGCTTGGCCCCAAGGGGAGCCACTTCCTCTTGGTCTACCGGGGAGAGGCCTTGGGGGAAGCCCGCCTGCAGGTTCCCGGCCAGCACAACGTGAACAATGCCCTGGCCGCCGCCTTGGCCGCCTTGGCCTTCGGGGTGGAACCGGGGGCCATCCTCGAGGGCCTGGCCCGCTTTCCGGGGGTGGAACGGCGCTTCCAAAAGGTGGGCGAGGTGGGGGGAGCCTGGGTGGTGGACGACTATGCCCACCATCCCACGGAGGTACGGGCCACCTTGGAAGCGGCCAGGCTTTTGGGCCGGCGGGTGCGGGTCCTCTTCCAACCCCACCGCCTTCTTCGCACCCTGGAGCTTTGGCAGGACTTCGCCGAGGCCCTGGCCCTGGCGGAGGAGGTGGTGGTGCTTCCCGTGTACACCGCCGGGGAAAGGGTGGGCCTCTCCCCCGAGGAACTTGCCCAAAGGATCGTCCAGCACCTCCACCTTTTGGGAAAGGAAGCCCGCTTCTTGGAAAAGGAGGAGGCCCTGGCCTACGCCAAAGCCAGCGCCACCCCAAAGGACCTTTGGCTTACCTTGGGGGCAGGGGATGTGACGGAGCTGGCCTGGAGGCTTGCGCATGAGGGTGGAACGGGTTCTTCTTAAGGATTACACCACCCTGGGCATCGGGGGACCCGCGGAGCTTTGGACCGTGGAGACCCGCGAGGACCTCCTAAAGGCCACGGAAGCCCCTTACCGGATTCTAGGCAATGGCTCCAATCTGCTGGTAATGGACGAAGGGGTCCCGGAAAGGGTCATCCGCCTCGCTGGGGAGTTTGCCACCTACGACCTAAAGGGCTGGGTGGGGGCGGGGGTCCTCCTTCCCCTCTTGGTGCAGGAGGCGGCCCGCCAAGGGCTTTCCGGCCTGGAGGGCCTCCTGGGCATCCCCGCCCAGGTGGGGGGTGCGGTCAAGATGAATGCGGGGACCCGGTTCGGGGAGATGGCGGAGGCTCTGGAAGCGGTGGAGATCTACCACGAGGGCCGCTTCCACATCTATCTCCCCGAGGAGCTGGGCTTCGGCTACCGGCAAAGCCGCCTTCCTCAGGGAGGCATCGTGACCCGGGTGCGCCTGAGGCTCAAGGACCGCCCCTTGGAGGAGATAAGGCGGCGCATGGCCGAGGTGGACGCCGCCAGAAAAGGCCAACCCAAGCGCAAAAGCGCCGGCTGCGCCTTTAAAAACCCACCGGGCCACTCCGCGGGCCGGCTCATCGACGAGAGGGGGCTCAAGGGCTTAAGGGTGGGCGACGCCATGGTATCCCTAGAACATGGAAACTTTATCGTTAACCTCGGGCAAGCCACCGCCAGGGACGTGCTGGATCTCCTTAAGCGCATCCAGGAGGAACTGCCCCTGGAGCTGGAGTGGGAGGTATGGCCTTGAGGCTTATGAGGCTTAGTCGTTTTTTCACAGGGGAGGATTAAGATGGGTGGGATGAGACTTTTGCTGGCCTCCCTTTTCGCCGCCACCCTCTACGTGGCCAGCCTGGTGCTCTTCCCCGTGGACAAGGTGGTGGTGGAAGGCAACCGCCACCTCCAAAAAGAGGAGATTCTGGCCCGCACCCGGCTCTATGCCGGCGAACCCTGGCTTTGGGTGGGGAATGGCCGCCTGGAGGCCCTCCGTCAGGACCCCTGGGTGGCGGAAGCCCGGCTGGAGAAGCCCCGGATAGGGGAGGTCCGCCTGGTCCTGAGGGAGCGGGAACCCCTCCTCCCCCTGGCGGACGGCAACGCCCTGGCCACCGACGGGACGGTGCTTCCCGGAGGGGCCCACCTGGCCAAGGGTCCCCGGGTGGAGGGCCAAGGCCCCCTGCCCGTCCAGGACCTTCTGGCCCTGGCCCGCGCCTACCCCGAGGCCACCCGGCTGCGCTACACGCCCGCCGGGTTTTGGGTGGAAACGCCGCAGGGCGTGGCCTTTGCCCCAGAGGCTCAACTTCTAGTAGAGTATGCCCAGGCGGGCGGACCAAAGGGCAGGATTTACCTGTATTCTTGGGGGGTGAGTGAAAGCCCATGATTATCGCTGGATTGGACGTCGGCACCAGCAAGGTCACCACCGTGATCGGGGAACTGGCCCCCGATGGCGTTTTGGACATCATCGGCGAGGGCACCGTGCCCTCCCAGGGCTTGAAGCGGGGCGTGGTGGTCAACCTGGAGCGCACCACGGAGGCCATCCGCCAAAGCGTGCACCAGGCAGAGCGGGTGGCGGGGGTCAAGGTGGAGCGGGTCATCCTGGGGGTGGGGGGCCCCCACCTGAAAAGCGTGACCAGCCATGGCCTAGCCGCCATCCGCCGGGGCCAGAGCATCAGCACGGCCGATGTGGAGCGGGCCATTGAACAGGCCAAGGCCTACCCCTTTGACAGCGAGCTGGAGCTCCTCCATGCCCTTCCCCTGGAGTTCAAGGTGGACGGCCAGGAGGGGATCCGGGATCCCGTGGGCATGGCGGGGGTGCGCCTCGAGGTGGATGTCCACCTGGTGGCCGCAGGCCGGGGGCCCTTGGCCAACCTGCGCCGGGCGGTGGAGGATGCTGGGCTGGAGATCGAGGCCCTGGTGGCCCAACCCCTGGCCAGCGGCCTCGGGGTGCTAGGCCCCGAGGAGGAGCACATGACCGTCCTCCTCCTGGATGTGGGCGGGGGCACCACCGAGGTGGCCGTCTTCCGCGAAGGCCGCCTGGCCCACTCCTCCGTTTTGCCCTTGGGTGGGGACCACGTGACCCAGGACATTGCCCAGCTCCTGAAGATCCCCTTTGAGGAGGCGGAAAGGGTAAAGCGCAAGTACGGGGCCGCCCTACCCGAGCTTGCGGATCCCGAGTTGGTCCTGGAGATCAATCAGGAAGGTGGGTCCTTGGGGGAGGTACCCGCTCCTGAACTGGCCCGGATCATCCGTCCCCGTTTGCGGGAGATCCTGCACCTGGCCCGCCAGTCGGTGGACGAGGCCCTAGGGCCCTTGGAGATCAAGGTGAATCGGGTCATCCTCACCGGAGGTAGCGCTCTCCTTAAGGGCTTTGACCTGCTGGCAAGGCAGCAGTATAGCCTTCCCGTACGGGTGGGCAAGCCCCATGGGGTCTCCGGCCTTACCGACGTGGTGGCCACCCCTGGCCATGCCACCGCCGTGGGCCTGGTTCGCTACGCCACCACCTTGCCCATGCCCGCACCCGAGCCCCGAAGGGCCAGGGAAAGAAGGGAAAGGCGCGAGGAGAAGGCGAAGGGTGAGGGCCTTTGGGCGCGGATCAAGGAGATTCTTAATAACCTATTCTGATTTCGGTTTGGGAAGAGGAGGCAGAGATGGAAGGAGCCATCATCAAGGTCATCGGTCTCGGGGGAGCGGGGAACAATGCGGTAAACCGCATGATTGAGGCGGGGCTCGTGGGGGTGGAGTTCATTGCCGCCAACACCGACGCCCAGGTGCTGGCCAGAAGCCTGGCGGACGTGCGCATCCAGCTGGGGGAGAAGCTCACCCGGGGCCTTGGGGCTGGAGCCAATCCCGAGATCGGGGAGAAGGCGGCCCTCGAGGCCGAGGACCTTATCGCCGAAGCCCTGGACGGGGCTGACCTGGTCTTTCTCACCGCGGGCATGGGGGGCGGAACGGGAACAGGAAGCGCCCCCGTAGTGGCGGATATCGCCAAAAGGCTTGGGGCCCTCACCGTGGCCGTGGTCACCCGGCCCTTCAGCTTTGAGGGCCCCAAGCGCCTAAAAGCCGCCGAGGAGGGTATCCGGCGCCTTAGGGAACGGGTGGACGCCATGGTGGTGGTGCAAAACGACCGCCTCCTCGCCGCCGTGGACAAAAAGGTGACCCTAAGGGATGCCTTCCTCATCGCCGACCGGGTGCTCTACCACGGGGTCAAGGGCATCACCGACGTCATCAACCTCCCGGGCCTCATCAACGTGGACTTCGCCGATGTGAAAACCCTTTTGGAGGGAGCGGGCCAGGTGCTCATGGGCATTGGGGCGGGACGGGGGGAAAACCGGGTGGAGGAGGCCGCCAAGACCGCCACCCACAGCCCCCTTTTGGAGCGCTCCATCGAGGGAGCCAGGCGGCTCCTCCTCAACGTGGTGGGCTCAGAGGACCTCTCCCTTATGGAGGCCGCAGAGGTGGTGGAGCGGGTGCGGGAGGCCACGGGCCATGAGGACGTGGACATCCTCTACGGGGTCACCTACGATGAACGGGCCCAGGATGAGCTGAGGGTGATCCTGATCGCCGCAGGCTTTGGCGAAAGCACCGTGGTACCCAAACCCCTCAGGCCGGTGGACTTCCCCAGCCACGCCGACCCCTACAACTTTGACATCCCCGCCTTTATCCGCTACGGGGACGCGGATTACCCTCCCAGAAAGGGCAACTAGGGCCCCTAGGGCATGGTGGTTTTGGGCATAGACCCCGGCATCACCCATCTGGGCCTGGGGGTGGTGGAGGTGGAGCCCAAGGGAAGCCTCAAGGCCCGTCTCCTCCACGGGGAGGTGGTGAAGACCTCCCATAAGGAACCCCCCCAGGAACGGGTGGGGCGCATCCACGCCCGGGTAAAGGAGGCCCTCCTTCGCTTCCACCCCCAAGCCTTGGCGGTGGAGGAGCAGTACTTCTACCGGCAAAACGAGCTGGCCTACAAGGTGGGCTGGGCTTTGGGGGCGGTGTTGGTGGCGGCCTTTGAGGCCGGGGTTCCCGTCTACGCCTATGGCCCCATGCAGGTGAAGCAGGCCCTGGCCGGACATGGGCATGCGGGCAAGGAGGAGGTGGCCCTGATGGTGCGGGGCATCCTAGGCCTCAAGGAGGCCCCCAAACCCAGCCACCTGGCGGATGCCCTGGCCATCGCCTTAACCCATGCCTTTTACGCCAGGATGGGAGCCGCTAAATCCCTTTAATACCCCACATCCGAAGAATCATAGCAACAGAGAATCATATCGGGCACCGAGATGCCAAGGTGCACCCGAGACAACAAATCCTCTGTAGCTTGGACCCACTTGACCCTTGCCGCCAGGAACTAAGCTGCCTGGCGAGGTGAAAGCATGAAAAGGTTTTTCTTGTTGTTGGCGGCAGTGGTAGGTAGCCTGGGCTTGGCCCAGGGGGCTATGGTGCGGGTGGCCCACCTCTCCCCAGACGCCCCAGCGGTGGATGTGCTGGTGAACGGCCAGCGGGCCATCACCAACCTGGCCTTTAAAGAGGTGACCCCCTACCTTCCCCTGCCCGCAGCCCGGGTCCGGGTCCAGGTGGTCCCCGCAGGACAGGATGCCCCTGTGGTAATAGACGCCGAGCTGGACCTCCGGGAGGGCATCTACTACACCGTGGCGGCCACGGGCTTCTTGGCCAACCTCCGCCCCCAGGTGTACACCGACGCCCTGGCCGGTCTCTTCCCCCGGGCCGGCTTTGCCCGGGTACGGGTGGTTCACACCTCGCCTGACGCCCCTGCGGTGGACGTAGCGGTCAAGGGAGGACCCGTCCTTTTCCCCAACCTGCCCTTCCCCCGGGCCAGCCAGTACCTGGTGGTGGCCGCCGGCAGCTATGACCTCGAGGTCCGGGTAGCCGGCACCGACACCGTGGCCTTGGCCCTCCCTGGGGTCGTCCTGGAAAGCGGGAAAACCTACACCGTCTTCGCCGTGGGTAGCGTAGGGGCAGGCACCCTCACCGTGGTTCCGGTGGTGGACGTGGCCGCCCTTGGGGGGAACCGCTAGCTAGGTTATGGCCGCCGCCCCCTCTTTTGGGGGCGGGCCTTTTCCCATCCATGGCCGCACCCCCTCTTCCCGCTTGGGTTTTCCCCCTCCTGGCCTGTCCCCGATGCCAAAGCCCTTTGGAGCCAGGCCCCCGGGTAGCTTGCCCCGGCTGCGGAAAGATCTTCCCCTATCGCCACGGCTTCCTAGACCTGAGAGAGGGTCGGGAAAGACCCCACCTCCAGGCCGTCAACCGGCTTCGCCTCACCGCAGAGCTCTACGACCTCTGGCGGATGCAGTCCACAGGGTTTCTCTCCCGGGGCAGGCTCTCCCTAGAGGAGGAGCTTGAGCGGCTAAGGGGGTGGCTCTTGCCCACGGGGGGGCCCTTCCTGGACGTGGGCACCGGGACGGGCCTCTACCGGGAGGCCCTGGGCGAAGAGGCCATAGGCCTGGACCCCTCCCCTGCCTTCCTGCAGGTGGCCCAAAGGAGGCGCCCTGGGCCCTATCTGCTGGCCCACGGCGAGGCTTTGCCCTTTCGTACAGGGGCCTTTGGTGGGGTTGCCATCGGTCCCACCTGGAACGAGTTTTACGACCCCCAAAAGGCCCTTTCCCAAACCCGCCGGGTCCTCCGGCCAGGGGGAAGGCTATTGGGCATGCTCCTTTTGGGTCCCGGGCCCTCCCTTGGGCTCTGGAGACCACCTCCAGAAGACTTTTTGCGCTTCTTACGCAAAGAAGGCTTTCACGGCCAGTTGGAAACCCATGGCGCCCTCGGGGTGGTCTTGGCCGAGGCCCCTTGACCTGTGGCCCAGGGTTCTGTGGCCTTCCGTTCTAAGGGGAAAATAGGGTTGTGCGCACGCTTTCCCTTCTTCTTGCCTTTTCCTTGGCCCTGGCCCAGGAGTACATCCCCCTCCCCGGGGCGGACACGGGCCATGGGCCCTTGGACCGAAGCTATGCCCTGGTCTACCGGGCGGAAAGGCCCCAGGCGGTCCTCCTCCTGGTGCCCGGCCTCCTTGGGGGAAGCACCAACTTCGCCCTTCTGGCCGAGCGCCTTCGCGGGCTTCAGCCGGGCCTCGAGGTCTGGGCCTGGGAGAGGCGGGCCAACGGCCTGGAGGACCGGCGGGGTTTCCTCCAGGAGGACCCGCTGGCCTACTACCGGTCCTTGGCCGAGCCCGACCTGAGCCCCTTGCGCCACTGGGGCTTGGAGGTCCACCTGAAGGACCTGGATCTGGCGGTGGAGGCGGCCCGCAAGCGGGCCCCCGTGGTCCTGGCGGGCCACTCCCTGGGGGCCAGCCTGGCCACCCTTTACGCCTGGGCCCACGGGGAGAAGCTCTCGGGCTTGGTGCTTCTGGACGGCAGTCTGACCCCTACCCCTCTTTCCCAAGAGGCCTTCTGGGAGGGAACCACCACCCCCTTTGGCCCCCTGCCAGGCCTGAAGGCTCTCCTCTCGGGCCAGGCGGACCCGGCCTTCCGCCTCCCCTTCCTCTCCCCCAAGGACCTAGCCCTGGCGGAGGCCGAAGCCTTTTTGGCCGCCCGAAACCCCCTGGAACCCGTCCCCTTAGGACCCTACCGGGCCACCCGGGAGGCAAGGGCGCTCTTACGGGTGGACGACCACTATAGCCTCTTCCCCATCTTCAGCGTTAGCGCGGGCCGGGCCTGGGCCCGGGAAGGCCTAAGCCTCCTGGGGCTCCTCCAGGGAAGGGTGGTCTACACGGTGCGGGGGCCCAGGGGCAGGGTAGTGGAGTGGCGGGACACGGGGGAGGCCACGGACCCCCAGGAGTTCCTCAGGAACTTCGCCTTCCCCGAAACGGGCTTTTCCGAGTGGTACTTCCCCTACCGCCTCCTCCTGGAAATCGCAGGGTACCCCCATACGGGCCTGGGCCTAGCCCCCAGGCCCGTACCCTACCCCATTCTGGCCCTGGGGGCAGGGAGGGGGCTCGTCCCTAAGGCCCAGGATTTCCCCCTGGAGGAACACTTCCCTGGAACCCAGGGGGAGGCGGCCATTTTGGAGGGGCTCACCCACCTGGACCTTCTCACGGAGCGGGAAGGCCGCACGGCCAGGGCCCTCCTGGCCTACTTAAGGAGGCTAGGGCTTCCCTAAGCCCAAGGTAGGCCAAGGCCAGGCGGGCAGCCCGCAGGCCAGAAAGGGCCACCCCGGGGATCCCCTGCCCCGGGAATACCCCTTCCCCTACCCGGAAGGCGTTCTCTAGGACCCGCACCCGGGGAAACCGGAAGGGATGGGTCTGGGGATGGCCTCCCACCCAGGCCCGCCCAGCGAAGCGGCGGTAGGTGAGGGGGGTAGCGGCGAAGAGGAGTTCGGCCTCCCCAAGCCCCTCCAACAGGGCCTCCCCCAAGGCCAGGGCCCTCCTTTGCCAGCGGGCCTTAAGCCTTTGGTACTCCTCCCGGGAAAGCCCCTGCCAAAGGGCTAAGGGGGTGTGCAAGGAGAGGGAAAAGACCGTCTTTTCCCCTTCTGGACGCAAGGAGAGGAAGGCAAAGGGCTTTTCCCGGGCGTTTTGCCGATAAAAGGGCGGGCCTGCCCTAAAGGGAAGGACCCCATAGAGCACAAACGCCCCCCAACCGTCCTGGGGTATGCGCTCTGGCAAACCCAAAAGGGGCTCCGGGGGGAGGTTTAACAGGAAAACATCCCCCCTCACCACCTCCTTTTCCCCCTTGCGCCGACCCCCGTAGGCCACCTCCACCCCCACCGCCTTGCCGCCCT
The genomic region above belongs to Thermus caldifontis and contains:
- a CDS encoding crossover junction endodeoxyribonuclease RuvC, coding for MVVLGIDPGITHLGLGVVEVEPKGSLKARLLHGEVVKTSHKEPPQERVGRIHARVKEALLRFHPQALAVEEQYFYRQNELAYKVGWALGAVLVAAFEAGVPVYAYGPMQVKQALAGHGHAGKEEVALMVRGILGLKEAPKPSHLADALAIALTHAFYARMGAAKSL
- the ftsZ gene encoding cell division protein FtsZ, with translation MEGAIIKVIGLGGAGNNAVNRMIEAGLVGVEFIAANTDAQVLARSLADVRIQLGEKLTRGLGAGANPEIGEKAALEAEDLIAEALDGADLVFLTAGMGGGTGTGSAPVVADIAKRLGALTVAVVTRPFSFEGPKRLKAAEEGIRRLRERVDAMVVVQNDRLLAAVDKKVTLRDAFLIADRVLYHGVKGITDVINLPGLINVDFADVKTLLEGAGQVLMGIGAGRGENRVEEAAKTATHSPLLERSIEGARRLLLNVVGSEDLSLMEAAEVVERVREATGHEDVDILYGVTYDERAQDELRVILIAAGFGESTVVPKPLRPVDFPSHADPYNFDIPAFIRYGDADYPPRKGN
- a CDS encoding FtsW/RodA/SpoVE family cell cycle protein, which gives rise to MDPILLLSTLLLMAFGLLGVGVAEPGLLLNHLLRIAVALAALFLGLLLPPERLLRHARLILLATLGLLLLVLFVGNGPGGVRRWLDLGPLNLQPSELAKVALVFYLASFVGRKGNDYPIVGAAALVGLTAGLVLVEPDFATALFLVTLGTLLFVLAGVPWRRLIMVSLAGALALAPFSGVYLARFRYVSERFTSFLDYLQGEANPAQTAYQVLQAQKALVLAGPFGQGPSGNLPHLPEAHNDMVFASVVFTTGWLGGLMVLLLYFLLFARGLSLALRLPGPLGLVALGLTLYLTLQAALNIGVTVGFLPVTGVPLPLVSYGGSSLLVSGFAVGVLMRLAREAQRKGVQPWSS
- a CDS encoding class I SAM-dependent methyltransferase; this translates as MEPGPRVACPGCGKIFPYRHGFLDLREGRERPHLQAVNRLRLTAELYDLWRMQSTGFLSRGRLSLEEELERLRGWLLPTGGPFLDVGTGTGLYREALGEEAIGLDPSPAFLQVAQRRRPGPYLLAHGEALPFRTGAFGGVAIGPTWNEFYDPQKALSQTRRVLRPGGRLLGMLLLGPGPSLGLWRPPPEDFLRFLRKEGFHGQLETHGALGVVLAEAP
- a CDS encoding cell division protein FtsQ/DivIB produces the protein MGGMRLLLASLFAATLYVASLVLFPVDKVVVEGNRHLQKEEILARTRLYAGEPWLWVGNGRLEALRQDPWVAEARLEKPRIGEVRLVLREREPLLPLADGNALATDGTVLPGGAHLAKGPRVEGQGPLPVQDLLALARAYPEATRLRYTPAGFWVETPQGVAFAPEAQLLVEYAQAGGPKGRIYLYSWGVSESP
- a CDS encoding DUF4397 domain-containing protein, encoding MKRFFLLLAAVVGSLGLAQGAMVRVAHLSPDAPAVDVLVNGQRAITNLAFKEVTPYLPLPAARVRVQVVPAGQDAPVVIDAELDLREGIYYTVAATGFLANLRPQVYTDALAGLFPRAGFARVRVVHTSPDAPAVDVAVKGGPVLFPNLPFPRASQYLVVAAGSYDLEVRVAGTDTVALALPGVVLESGKTYTVFAVGSVGAGTLTVVPVVDVAALGGNR
- the ftsA gene encoding cell division protein FtsA, which codes for MIIAGLDVGTSKVTTVIGELAPDGVLDIIGEGTVPSQGLKRGVVVNLERTTEAIRQSVHQAERVAGVKVERVILGVGGPHLKSVTSHGLAAIRRGQSISTADVERAIEQAKAYPFDSELELLHALPLEFKVDGQEGIRDPVGMAGVRLEVDVHLVAAGRGPLANLRRAVEDAGLEIEALVAQPLASGLGVLGPEEEHMTVLLLDVGGGTTEVAVFREGRLAHSSVLPLGGDHVTQDIAQLLKIPFEEAERVKRKYGAALPELADPELVLEINQEGGSLGEVPAPELARIIRPRLREILHLARQSVDEALGPLEIKVNRVILTGGSALLKGFDLLARQQYSLPVRVGKPHGVSGLTDVVATPGHATAVGLVRYATTLPMPAPEPRRARERRERREEKAKGEGLWARIKEILNNLF
- a CDS encoding alpha/beta hydrolase encodes the protein MRTLSLLLAFSLALAQEYIPLPGADTGHGPLDRSYALVYRAERPQAVLLLVPGLLGGSTNFALLAERLRGLQPGLEVWAWERRANGLEDRRGFLQEDPLAYYRSLAEPDLSPLRHWGLEVHLKDLDLAVEAARKRAPVVLAGHSLGASLATLYAWAHGEKLSGLVLLDGSLTPTPLSQEAFWEGTTTPFGPLPGLKALLSGQADPAFRLPFLSPKDLALAEAEAFLAARNPLEPVPLGPYRATREARALLRVDDHYSLFPIFSVSAGRAWAREGLSLLGLLQGRVVYTVRGPRGRVVEWRDTGEATDPQEFLRNFAFPETGFSEWYFPYRLLLEIAGYPHTGLGLAPRPVPYPILALGAGRGLVPKAQDFPLEEHFPGTQGEAAILEGLTHLDLLTEREGRTARALLAYLRRLGLP
- a CDS encoding UDP-N-acetylglucosamine--N-acetylmuramyl-(pentapeptide) pyrophosphoryl-undecaprenol N-acetylglucosamine transferase — translated: MVLLTGGGTGGHLFPALAVAEELRKRGREVFYLGSQGGLEARLLPETPIPHALIPTGKLDRSALRAQEAGKLLQGLRASWRLLGEKKPQAILSTGGYAGFPGAMVGEIRGIPVLLHEQNAKLGLAIRLLTPLARGLALSVPVPLDSRLAHKARVTGYPVREVRYPKAEARARLGFPQDQPLLLVLGGSQGSLELNEKLPPLLKPLGLPVLHQVGERWVERYRHLEAEGYRIAGFVDAPLAMSAADLLLARAGAGTLAEAAYHRLPALLFPLSPSLDGGAQVANAQAYQKAGGAELGELAELGKQVERILAHPEPYREGMARLSPEGAAARLADWLEEFL
- a CDS encoding UDP-N-acetylmuramate dehydrogenase, with product MRVERVLLKDYTTLGIGGPAELWTVETREDLLKATEAPYRILGNGSNLLVMDEGVPERVIRLAGEFATYDLKGWVGAGVLLPLLVQEAARQGLSGLEGLLGIPAQVGGAVKMNAGTRFGEMAEALEAVEIYHEGRFHIYLPEELGFGYRQSRLPQGGIVTRVRLRLKDRPLEEIRRRMAEVDAARKGQPKRKSAGCAFKNPPGHSAGRLIDERGLKGLRVGDAMVSLEHGNFIVNLGQATARDVLDLLKRIQEELPLELEWEVWP
- the murC gene encoding UDP-N-acetylmuramate--L-alanine ligase; the encoded protein is MKRVHIMGLEGVGMSALARLLLGEGIEVTGCDLAPGRRAESLGIPVHRGHDPAHLQGEDTLVVPTPIPLDHPEVAEARRRGMGVLRRMELLAHLLGQKPSLGVTGTHGKTTTTGMLASILLAAGLDPWVLLGGELSLLPGNARYGHGPRLAEVDESDPLFQEVRVDIAVATNLEADHIAPAGQRAPNYHASLEELEKAMRGYLEGARLAVLPSFDPRLRRLSQGLPRRLFGEGGDLWAEGLELGPKGSHFLLVYRGEALGEARLQVPGQHNVNNALAAALAALAFGVEPGAILEGLARFPGVERRFQKVGEVGGAWVVDDYAHHPTEVRATLEAARLLGRRVRVLFQPHRLLRTLELWQDFAEALALAEEVVVLPVYTAGERVGLSPEELAQRIVQHLHLLGKEARFLEKEEALAYAKASATPKDLWLTLGAGDVTELAWRLAHEGGTGSS